One Niabella beijingensis DNA window includes the following coding sequences:
- a CDS encoding hybrid sensor histidine kinase/response regulator transcription factor — MIGKIYSREMNASGIWANALAGVIFLFLASVCRAQAPAFSHLTSENGLSNNSVLSIAQDGQGFIWLGTSNGLNRYDGSQIKIYLAEENQPTGLYANNIIALYRDAEKVLWVGTSSGLNRYNDETDNFEKIVLPVSSPVAINCIFEDRQGLLWIGTSKGVFALSRGERQQVTCFITPEKQDVAGTMVKTIFEDHEGTIWIGSANRLVRMWKTAGRYFYESFFHNNTDPGSLSSDNISTICEDAMHHLWVGTQNSGVNLFEPVARTFKRFSKNNTSQGLIHNNVRTLMVKNDSTLWIGTQEGLSILNTHTQKVISFQNEGSNPKSLSQNSIYSLYKDDNGSVWIGTYFGGANRADAFTTGFSVIQNDGSRNAIVNNVVSSILEDRNTNLWIGTEGGGLVLYNRQSGQFSVFKNDINNPGSIASNLVKVVYIDQQGTVWCGTHGGGLNALDPATGTFRHYLYKPEDVESSGLEIMSVQEDDLGRFWLATNAGIRLFKKSGIDLEPIPVAGIDEKLNRLSPNKVYKDRDGTIWMGGLSGLFTVKGNQFSTVSTSLPVNTFLEDASGNIWAGARNGTLIFYDKKKRTLTPYNILPGQSRNIVGILQDNRGLLWLSTDEGLIRFDPATKAVLSYNVADGLAGREFNYNSYLKDSRGEFYFGGYRGITHFFPDRIEVNQHKAPLVFTNLRLNNNEVRIGASDGLLQRNISHTRQLIFNHNQNLFTINFALLNFIKSNKNRYSYKLSGFDNDWKQVRNPAATYTNLPPGDYTFSVRGANNDGLWTEPINMKITVLPPFWRTWWAYLIYIMCLAGVLFLVARFFFLRALLKKEDELHRIKLNFFTNVSHELRTHLSLIMAPVEKLLDINHPDPFTTQQLTQIKKNSNRLLKLVSELMDFRKAESEHLRLQVKQQDLLPFLREIYSSFNELSLTKSIHTSFTHDTDTANLYFDEKQLEKVFFNLLANAFKFTPEGGRITLSVRRGENTTEIAIADTGRGIASSYLSKLFTNYFQVADHGMQNTGYGLGLALSKKITELHHGTIRVESTPATPDREGHTCFFVTLLHGKKHFEKDSHVTIVHQQQSSIPVDESPVAKETAEAVPSSLPANRQHTILIIEDNPELRGLIRQHLETGYFIEQAADGLQGWELATENIPDLIISDVMMPHISGTELCTRLKTDPRTSHIPVILLTAKSTQADQITGLEQGADSYITKPFSTKILELNIRNLLEARRRLQQRTIREFTLRSAQPQPEETDAVRSRIDSGFLNTVIELIDGHLEDAGFGVEKLSRKVGMSPPILYKKLRALTNMSVNEFIKTRRFKKAAELILQKELTINEVSFAVGYEDRKYFSREFKKYFGVAPSDFNQQSLEQYPAGKKEQDNSNGPDGFNT; from the coding sequence GTGATCGGCAAGATTTATTCAAGGGAAATGAATGCCTCCGGCATATGGGCAAACGCATTGGCAGGTGTCATCTTCCTGTTTCTTGCCTCAGTCTGCCGGGCTCAGGCCCCGGCGTTCAGCCATCTTACATCAGAAAACGGACTGTCCAATAATTCCGTGCTGTCCATCGCACAGGACGGGCAGGGATTTATATGGCTGGGGACCTCCAACGGACTGAACCGCTATGACGGCTCACAGATAAAAATATACCTGGCCGAAGAAAATCAGCCAACCGGTCTTTATGCCAATAATATTATCGCGCTCTACCGCGACGCTGAAAAAGTGCTTTGGGTGGGTACCAGCAGCGGACTTAACCGGTACAATGATGAAACGGATAATTTCGAAAAGATCGTCCTGCCGGTCAGCTCCCCGGTTGCCATCAACTGCATTTTTGAAGACCGTCAGGGCCTGCTGTGGATCGGAACTTCAAAAGGGGTTTTCGCCCTCTCCCGGGGAGAACGGCAACAGGTGACCTGTTTTATTACTCCGGAAAAGCAGGATGTAGCAGGAACAATGGTCAAAACCATTTTTGAAGACCACGAAGGGACGATCTGGATCGGCTCCGCCAACCGGCTGGTCCGGATGTGGAAGACCGCGGGTCGCTATTTTTATGAGTCGTTCTTTCATAATAACACGGATCCGGGATCCCTGAGCAGCGACAATATTTCTACCATCTGCGAAGATGCGATGCATCATCTTTGGGTGGGCACGCAGAACTCCGGGGTAAATCTCTTTGAACCCGTGGCAAGAACATTTAAACGGTTCTCAAAAAACAACACTTCCCAGGGACTCATCCACAACAACGTGCGGACCCTTATGGTCAAAAATGACAGCACCCTTTGGATCGGAACACAGGAAGGATTGAGCATCCTGAACACTCACACCCAAAAAGTCATCTCCTTTCAAAATGAAGGCTCAAATCCTAAAAGCCTCAGTCAGAATTCAATATACAGTTTATATAAAGACGATAATGGTTCTGTATGGATCGGAACCTATTTTGGGGGCGCCAACCGCGCAGATGCATTTACAACCGGGTTCAGCGTCATTCAAAATGACGGCAGCCGGAATGCAATTGTCAATAATGTGGTAAGCAGTATACTGGAGGATCGTAATACCAACCTCTGGATCGGTACCGAAGGCGGTGGGCTGGTACTGTATAACCGGCAGAGCGGACAGTTCAGCGTTTTTAAAAACGACATCAATAATCCGGGAAGCATCGCCTCCAACCTGGTAAAAGTCGTTTATATTGATCAGCAGGGAACAGTCTGGTGCGGTACACACGGAGGCGGACTGAATGCACTGGACCCGGCAACCGGCACCTTCCGGCACTATTTGTACAAACCTGAGGATGTGGAAAGTTCGGGGCTGGAGATCATGTCGGTGCAGGAAGACGACCTGGGCCGGTTCTGGCTGGCTACCAACGCGGGGATCCGCCTTTTTAAAAAATCCGGGATCGACCTGGAGCCCATTCCGGTTGCAGGCATCGATGAAAAATTAAACCGGTTATCCCCAAATAAGGTCTATAAAGACCGGGACGGAACCATCTGGATGGGTGGTCTTTCCGGCCTTTTTACCGTAAAGGGCAACCAATTCAGCACCGTAAGCACCAGCCTGCCGGTGAATACCTTCCTGGAAGATGCTTCCGGCAATATCTGGGCAGGAGCCAGGAACGGAACCCTGATCTTCTACGACAAAAAAAAGCGGACACTGACCCCGTACAATATCCTCCCCGGACAATCCAGGAATATTGTCGGCATCCTGCAGGATAACCGCGGGTTGCTCTGGCTGAGCACCGACGAGGGACTGATAAGATTTGACCCTGCAACAAAAGCGGTACTGTCCTATAATGTTGCCGACGGACTGGCCGGCCGGGAATTCAATTACAATTCCTACCTCAAAGACAGCAGGGGTGAATTTTATTTTGGAGGATACCGGGGGATCACGCATTTCTTTCCGGACCGGATCGAAGTGAACCAGCATAAGGCTCCGCTGGTCTTTACCAATCTGCGGCTGAACAATAACGAAGTACGGATCGGTGCTTCTGACGGGCTGCTGCAGCGCAATATCAGTCATACCCGCCAGCTTATTTTCAACCACAACCAGAATCTCTTTACGATCAACTTTGCCCTGCTCAATTTTATAAAAAGTAATAAGAACCGGTATTCCTACAAACTTTCGGGGTTTGACAATGACTGGAAACAGGTACGCAATCCGGCTGCCACCTACACCAATCTGCCTCCGGGCGATTATACATTTTCTGTGCGCGGAGCTAATAATGACGGGTTGTGGACCGAACCGATCAACATGAAGATCACGGTGCTCCCTCCTTTCTGGCGTACCTGGTGGGCCTATCTTATTTATATAATGTGTCTGGCGGGTGTATTGTTCCTGGTGGCCCGTTTTTTCTTTCTCCGGGCCCTGCTGAAAAAAGAGGATGAACTCCACCGGATAAAACTTAATTTTTTCACCAATGTTTCCCATGAACTCCGGACCCATTTATCCCTGATCATGGCGCCGGTTGAAAAGCTTCTGGACATCAACCATCCCGACCCGTTCACCACACAACAGCTGACACAAATAAAGAAAAATTCCAACCGGCTGCTGAAACTGGTCAGCGAACTGATGGATTTCCGGAAAGCCGAATCCGAGCACCTCCGGCTACAGGTAAAACAACAGGACCTCCTGCCCTTTCTCCGGGAAATCTACTCCAGTTTTAATGAACTGTCACTGACCAAGAGCATTCATACCTCCTTTACACATGATACGGATACCGCCAACCTGTACTTTGATGAAAAGCAACTGGAAAAAGTATTCTTCAACCTGCTGGCTAATGCCTTTAAGTTTACTCCTGAAGGCGGGCGTATCACTCTGTCCGTTCGCCGTGGGGAAAATACTACGGAGATAGCCATAGCCGACACCGGAAGGGGCATTGCTTCCAGTTATTTAAGCAAACTGTTCACCAATTATTTCCAGGTAGCCGATCATGGAATGCAGAATACCGGGTACGGACTGGGACTGGCGCTTTCAAAAAAGATCACAGAACTGCACCACGGTACCATCCGTGTGGAAAGCACACCGGCAACACCAGACCGTGAAGGACATACCTGCTTTTTTGTAACATTGTTACACGGCAAAAAACATTTTGAAAAAGATTCCCATGTTACCATAGTTCATCAACAGCAGTCAAGCATCCCTGTTGACGAGTCACCTGTTGCAAAAGAAACCGCTGAGGCGGTTCCGTCATCCCTGCCGGCCAACAGACAGCATACCATTCTTATAATAGAGGATAACCCGGAACTGCGCGGGCTCATCCGGCAACACCTCGAAACCGGATATTTTATAGAGCAGGCGGCAGACGGGCTACAGGGATGGGAACTGGCTACAGAAAATATCCCGGACCTGATCATCAGTGATGTGATGATGCCCCATATCAGCGGTACCGAGCTCTGTACCCGGCTGAAGACCGATCCTCGCACCAGTCATATCCCTGTGATACTGCTTACGGCAAAAAGCACGCAGGCCGACCAGATCACCGGGCTGGAGCAGGGGGCAGATAGTTATATTACCAAACCTTTCAGTACAAAGATCCTGGAGCTGAATATCCGCAACCTGCTGGAAGCGCGCAGACGGCTGCAGCAGCGGACCATCAGGGAGTTTACATTGCGTTCTGCCCAGCCTCAGCCGGAGGAAACAGATGCGGTAAGGAGCAGGATCGATTCCGGTTTTTTAAACACCGTCATTGAGCTGATCGACGGCCACCTCGAAGATGCCGGTTTTGGGGTTGAAAAATTATCAAGGAAAGTGGGCATGAGCCCGCCTATTCTTTACAAGAAGCTAAGGGCACTCACCAATATGTCCGTAAATGAATTTATTAAAACACGCCGGTTTAAAAAAGCAGCGGAGCTGATCCTTCAAAAAGAGCTGACCATTAACGAAGTCTCTTTTGCTGTAGGATATGAGGACCGTAAATACTTCAGCCGTGAATTTAAAAAATACTTTGGAGTGGCTCCAAGTGATTTTAATCAACAGTCGCTGGAGCAGTACCCGGCCGGTAAAAAAGAACAGGACAACAGCAACGGACCTGACGGATTTAATACATAA
- a CDS encoding SusC/RagA family TonB-linked outer membrane protein has protein sequence MPLKDSSRRLHHRSYWVIILLLLLAPSLLRAQPKQIQGTVTDANNAPVPNASVVNKTSGAGTATNAEGRFRLSASPDDVLEISAVNYETTTVTAGSQTPLAVKLNASTASLADVVVVGYGSRSRRDVGGAVLSVDQRVLKDRPVTNTLGALQGAAPGLVITRSNGQPGREGWTAQIRGITSLGGQNAPLVIIDGIEGDLNALNPNDIQSISVLEDAASASIYGAKAGGGVILVTTKGGRLNQKAKVDLNMMYTWRKPYARPELISSRKQAELQNIAKLNGNQNRDFTDEQLGWFDDPNINDVWNTNTNAWDFYYDYNLEDLLMRKQSPQRNINLTASGGGDKSTYLFSIGYLDQQGVFKFGPDKYDKFNARINYNTKLSNVFSLDTRLSLTKENIDAPSLGITGDGGLMYQVYSIRASRNPIFTPGTNETKYMSIGTISTAYPILKDGGYDMEDRYNVNGVFSLSAKQILKGLDLKAVYSPGLVLSDRVRFNKTIPRWSIDQNMVPIAGTPINQVNSYQKSRPYTIDQSFYTTADYEYKINDHNFHLLAGYEFKSHQFDWLQAIQRALMLNDFPTLNYTSLANADIGNVGDSIPGNAWLSYFGRLSYNFNNKYYFEGTVRRDGSSRLSPGHKFQTFYAGNVFWRAAEEEWFKNALPWINELKLGVSYGTTGGAQTANPNDNNYDFQSFLTLGYYPFNDSRSAYFYQNYLPAEGKAWEVIQTANVGIDLEVLKRRLRIHYDYFIKTNNNVFVDQQLPALLGVIPNAANLAAIKVKGWGVSVNWSDQFRNGSYFISANLSDDKNKVTRYDGSIAYVAGINKSLLGMPTNSIFGYKADGYFDNDQELTGYPVRTPGTGVGDIKLIDVNGDGKINTGNNTAADHGDLTYLGNTNSRYVFGFNAGVNWKGFDLSILFNGVGKRSILLDPYATMAYYDGWRMPWAIHQDYWTPENPNAKFPKLRFGDRINDQISSHWVQDASYIRLKNLQVGYTLNKSVHKLNYLGDVRIYFSGQDLWEKTGMWFNYYDPENTDRVSFGYPLWRSYAIGLNIGF, from the coding sequence ATGCCATTAAAGGATTCAAGCCGCCGGCTTCATCACCGCAGTTATTGGGTGATCATTCTATTGCTCCTGCTGGCGCCATCGCTGCTGCGTGCCCAGCCAAAACAAATCCAGGGTACAGTAACCGATGCGAACAATGCCCCTGTACCCAATGCATCTGTTGTTAACAAGACTTCCGGGGCGGGAACGGCCACCAACGCCGAAGGCCGGTTCCGGCTCAGCGCTTCGCCGGATGACGTGCTGGAGATCTCCGCTGTTAATTATGAAACCACCACGGTTACTGCCGGATCGCAAACACCCCTTGCCGTCAAGCTGAATGCGAGTACTGCAAGTCTGGCGGATGTGGTCGTTGTGGGGTATGGTTCCCGGAGCAGACGCGATGTGGGCGGAGCCGTATTATCGGTGGATCAGCGGGTGCTGAAGGACCGTCCGGTAACCAATACCCTGGGCGCTTTACAGGGCGCTGCACCAGGATTGGTGATTACCCGTTCCAACGGACAACCGGGAAGGGAAGGGTGGACGGCTCAGATCAGGGGTATCACTTCGCTGGGCGGACAAAATGCCCCATTAGTGATTATAGACGGGATCGAGGGAGACCTGAATGCACTAAACCCCAATGACATTCAGAGTATTTCAGTGCTTGAGGATGCTGCTTCGGCATCTATTTATGGAGCCAAAGCAGGAGGCGGTGTGATCCTCGTAACTACTAAGGGAGGCCGACTCAACCAAAAAGCCAAGGTGGATCTGAACATGATGTATACCTGGAGAAAGCCCTACGCAAGACCTGAGCTGATTAGCTCCCGAAAACAGGCAGAGTTGCAAAATATTGCTAAATTAAACGGCAACCAGAACAGGGATTTTACCGATGAGCAGTTGGGATGGTTTGACGATCCGAACATAAATGACGTATGGAATACTAATACCAACGCCTGGGATTTTTATTATGATTATAACCTGGAAGATCTGCTGATGCGCAAGCAAAGCCCGCAACGTAATATAAATCTTACAGCAAGCGGCGGAGGGGACAAATCAACATACCTGTTTTCTATAGGGTATCTTGATCAGCAGGGTGTATTTAAATTCGGACCAGATAAATATGATAAATTTAATGCGCGGATCAATTATAATACAAAGCTTTCCAATGTATTTAGTTTAGATACCCGTTTATCACTAACAAAAGAGAATATTGATGCACCTTCCTTAGGTATTACTGGTGATGGCGGGTTAATGTACCAGGTATACTCTATCCGGGCGTCGCGCAATCCTATATTTACACCCGGAACAAATGAGACAAAGTATATGAGTATCGGGACGATATCCACTGCTTATCCAATTCTTAAGGACGGTGGATACGATATGGAAGACAGGTATAATGTGAATGGAGTATTCAGTTTGTCTGCTAAACAAATCCTGAAAGGGTTGGACCTGAAAGCCGTGTACAGTCCGGGGTTGGTGCTTTCTGATCGTGTACGATTCAATAAAACCATTCCGCGGTGGTCTATAGATCAGAACATGGTGCCCATTGCTGGAACTCCGATCAATCAGGTGAATTCGTATCAGAAAAGCAGACCCTATACCATTGATCAAAGTTTTTACACCACAGCAGACTATGAATATAAGATCAATGATCACAATTTTCACCTCTTAGCAGGCTATGAGTTCAAATCGCATCAATTTGATTGGTTGCAGGCCATACAACGTGCTTTAATGCTCAATGATTTTCCCACGCTGAATTATACCAGCCTGGCTAATGCTGATATCGGGAATGTTGGGGATAGTATCCCAGGAAATGCTTGGTTATCTTATTTTGGTCGACTTTCTTATAACTTTAATAATAAATATTATTTTGAAGGAACAGTCCGGCGCGATGGAAGTTCCCGCCTTTCGCCAGGTCATAAGTTCCAGACCTTTTATGCGGGCAATGTTTTTTGGAGAGCAGCGGAAGAGGAGTGGTTTAAAAATGCATTGCCCTGGATCAATGAGTTGAAACTTGGCGTTTCCTATGGTACGACGGGTGGCGCACAAACAGCTAATCCTAATGACAATAATTACGATTTTCAGTCGTTCCTGACTCTGGGTTACTATCCTTTCAACGATTCCCGTTCTGCTTATTTTTATCAAAACTACTTGCCCGCCGAAGGCAAGGCATGGGAGGTGATTCAAACTGCGAATGTGGGTATTGATCTCGAGGTTTTAAAAAGAAGACTGCGTATTCATTACGACTACTTTATTAAAACTAATAACAACGTATTTGTTGATCAGCAGCTTCCCGCCCTTTTGGGTGTTATTCCCAATGCGGCCAACCTGGCTGCCATTAAGGTGAAAGGATGGGGCGTTTCGGTGAACTGGAGCGACCAGTTCCGGAACGGGAGCTACTTTATATCCGCCAACCTGAGCGATGATAAAAATAAAGTAACCCGTTATGACGGATCGATCGCTTACGTTGCAGGGATCAATAAAAGTCTTTTGGGAATGCCCACCAATTCCATCTTTGGATATAAAGCAGACGGATATTTTGATAATGATCAGGAACTGACAGGATATCCGGTCCGTACCCCCGGCACAGGTGTGGGTGATATCAAATTGATAGATGTGAATGGGGATGGAAAGATCAACACGGGTAATAATACAGCTGCGGATCATGGTGACCTTACTTATCTGGGTAATACTAATTCTCGTTACGTTTTTGGCTTTAATGCAGGAGTTAATTGGAAAGGGTTCGATTTATCGATCCTGTTTAATGGTGTAGGAAAGCGAAGCATTTTGTTGGATCCTTATGCCACCATGGCCTACTACGATGGCTGGAGGATGCCCTGGGCCATTCACCAGGATTACTGGACACCGGAGAATCCCAATGCCAAATTTCCCAAATTACGTTTCGGTGACCGGATCAATGATCAGATCTCCTCACACTGGGTACAGGACGCCAGCTATATCCGTCTGAAAAACCTGCAGGTGGGCTATACACTGAATAAATCGGTACATAAGCTTAACTACCTGGGGGATGTGCGTATTTATTTTTCCGGTCAGGATCTCTGGGAAAAAACCGGGATGTGGTTCAACTATTATGATCCTGAAAACACCGATCGTGTGTCTTTTGGTTATCCGTTATGGCGCAGTTACGCTATCGGGCTGAATATCGGATTTTAA
- a CDS encoding RagB/SusD family nutrient uptake outer membrane protein: MKSLFNNNNLIIIFIFSIGVMISSCVKQLDKYSSYRISDDIFWKDSSHLIMAVNYLYSSVPDFNSATEELYSDFALDIRTPTINAISEGSRTAPANDAQWTNSYAFIRAANNVLEKAVNVPDGSMKTYCIAQARFFRALAYYRLVRAYGDVPYVGRTIAGREDEVLYTPRTDRRAVIDSVYADLDFAMAICPQADQLPGSTSVQGKAGMEYGRITRSAVLAFKSRVALYEGSWEKYHDEPELKGAKDPVRHFTIAKEAAQTVMSEGRHSLYTKDGDLSFQNLFRYPGETYANNKENILVRLYGKDISNVVANNGGYMRPFLTDGGNAATRAFVTLALYSDGLPAGKSPLDSNGIETGLLTDYRNRDPRLVQTLFKVGDPYASISGGNPTYGNTYYYHQQKYWTGQADFLASPNLFLDFIAIRYAEVLLNYAEATYELGGSISDVDLNLSINLLRKRAANNNPAKLPLLTNAFVTTNGLNMREEIRRERSVELAYEGFRYWDLIRWKTAETELPKPLLERKYFENVNYGGSTKPPLENGYVLYQKGNPTRRFDAARDYLWPIPTAQIGLSNNTLTQNPNW; this comes from the coding sequence ATGAAATCATTATTTAATAATAACAACCTGATCATCATATTTATTTTTAGCATTGGAGTGATGATCAGCAGCTGTGTTAAACAGCTAGATAAATATTCGTCTTACAGGATTAGCGATGATATCTTTTGGAAAGATTCCAGTCATCTGATCATGGCGGTAAATTATCTTTATAGTAGCGTACCCGATTTCAACAGTGCAACTGAAGAATTATACAGTGATTTTGCCCTGGATATCCGGACACCCACGATCAATGCAATTAGTGAAGGCTCGCGTACCGCTCCTGCCAATGACGCACAATGGACCAATTCTTATGCATTTATCCGTGCAGCCAATAATGTCCTGGAAAAAGCGGTAAACGTTCCTGATGGTTCAATGAAAACCTACTGTATAGCCCAGGCACGGTTTTTTAGGGCCCTGGCCTATTATCGTTTGGTGCGAGCATATGGTGATGTGCCCTATGTCGGTAGAACCATTGCCGGAAGGGAGGATGAGGTACTATATACTCCGCGAACAGACAGACGGGCGGTTATTGACTCTGTTTATGCCGATCTCGATTTTGCAATGGCGATTTGCCCGCAGGCAGATCAGCTTCCGGGAAGTACTTCGGTACAGGGAAAAGCCGGGATGGAATATGGCCGCATCACGCGCAGCGCTGTATTGGCTTTTAAATCAAGGGTAGCTTTGTATGAGGGCAGCTGGGAGAAATATCATGACGAACCGGAATTGAAAGGAGCCAAGGATCCCGTAAGGCATTTTACCATTGCCAAGGAAGCGGCACAAACCGTGATGTCGGAAGGCCGGCACAGCCTGTACACAAAAGACGGGGACCTGAGTTTCCAGAACCTATTCAGGTACCCGGGGGAAACGTATGCAAACAATAAAGAGAATATATTGGTACGTTTATATGGTAAAGATATCTCCAATGTTGTTGCGAATAATGGAGGCTATATGCGGCCATTCCTTACGGATGGCGGAAACGCAGCTACACGGGCTTTTGTAACACTGGCATTGTATTCCGACGGATTGCCTGCCGGTAAATCACCGCTGGACTCCAATGGAATAGAAACCGGTTTGCTTACGGATTACCGGAACAGGGATCCCCGGCTGGTGCAGACCCTTTTTAAAGTTGGCGATCCCTATGCGTCAATATCCGGAGGAAACCCTACCTATGGTAATACCTATTATTATCATCAGCAAAAATACTGGACGGGTCAGGCCGACTTCCTGGCAAGCCCGAACCTGTTCCTGGACTTTATAGCAATCCGGTATGCGGAAGTACTGCTTAATTATGCAGAAGCTACTTATGAGTTAGGCGGAAGCATTTCGGACGTTGATCTGAACCTTTCGATCAACCTGTTGCGTAAACGTGCCGCAAATAATAATCCGGCGAAGCTGCCATTGCTGACAAATGCTTTTGTAACCACCAATGGATTGAATATGCGGGAAGAGATCCGCAGGGAACGGTCTGTAGAGCTGGCTTATGAAGGCTTCCGCTACTGGGATCTGATCCGGTGGAAAACAGCAGAGACCGAGCTTCCGAAACCATTGCTGGAACGTAAATATTTTGAGAATGTGAATTATGGCGGCAGCACCAAACCGCCCCTGGAGAATGGCTATGTACTTTATCAGAAAGGGAACCCCACGCGGAGATTCGATGCGGCCCGGGATTATCTCTGGCCGATACCAACCGCTCAGATCGGACTCAGCAACAATACGCTTACCCAGAACCCCAATTGGTAA
- a CDS encoding glycoside hydrolase family 88 protein → MYQQKILTAVLFLMLTACSAGKQHRTTAPETPDQFVDENMTHAAGLLNRLLDKADIGFSAPKGAYPRTIDKKGALVTTSMYDWTPGFFPGSLWYAYEYSKNEVLKNEAIRWTEKLEPLKKFTEHHDLGFMMYCSYGNAYRLTHNNAYKEILVQAARSLCTRFDPRVGSIKSWNRFVSWHGNKTYYYPVIVDNLMNLELLFFASEASGDPSFKNIAVAHATNAMKNQVRPDYSTYHVVAYDTASDKVEGRETAQGYADNSTWARGQAWAIYGFTMIYRFTKDPQFLKTAEGLADYYVNNKNLPADKIPYWDFNVKQTGYTPGVRSNALHVTPLYRDASAAAITASALLELSGYVNDRKAAGYREFAKATLHSLGSPAYRAEPGTNGNFILKHSVGSIPHNAEIDVPLVYADYYFLEALLRYKKLAHGEKLTSE, encoded by the coding sequence ATGTATCAACAAAAAATTCTCACAGCGGTTTTATTCCTGATGCTGACCGCCTGCTCCGCAGGCAAACAGCATCGTACCACAGCTCCGGAAACTCCCGACCAGTTCGTGGATGAAAACATGACACATGCAGCTGGTCTGCTCAATCGCCTGCTGGATAAAGCAGACATCGGTTTTTCAGCACCCAAAGGTGCTTATCCCCGTACCATCGATAAGAAGGGCGCGCTGGTAACAACATCCATGTACGACTGGACCCCTGGTTTTTTCCCGGGCAGCCTCTGGTACGCCTATGAATACTCAAAAAATGAGGTGCTGAAAAATGAAGCGATCCGCTGGACGGAAAAACTGGAACCGCTCAAAAAATTTACCGAACATCACGACCTGGGCTTTATGATGTACTGCAGTTATGGGAATGCTTACCGGCTGACGCATAACAATGCCTATAAGGAGATCCTGGTACAGGCGGCACGTTCGTTATGCACCCGCTTTGACCCGAGGGTGGGCAGCATCAAATCCTGGAACCGTTTTGTTTCCTGGCACGGGAATAAGACCTACTATTACCCGGTTATTGTAGATAACCTCATGAACCTGGAATTATTATTCTTTGCCTCCGAAGCATCAGGGGATCCTTCCTTTAAAAATATTGCGGTAGCGCATGCCACAAATGCAATGAAGAACCAGGTACGGCCGGATTACAGTACCTATCATGTGGTCGCATACGATACGGCGTCGGATAAGGTGGAAGGAAGGGAAACGGCACAGGGCTATGCCGATAATTCTACCTGGGCGCGTGGTCAGGCCTGGGCCATTTACGGGTTTACGATGATCTATCGTTTTACAAAGGATCCGCAGTTTTTAAAGACAGCGGAAGGGCTGGCCGATTATTACGTCAATAATAAGAATCTGCCGGCAGATAAGATACCCTACTGGGATTTTAATGTAAAACAAACCGGTTATACACCCGGGGTGCGGTCGAATGCACTGCACGTAACACCGCTTTACCGTGATGCCTCGGCTGCCGCCATTACAGCTTCGGCCCTGCTGGAACTTAGCGGGTATGTGAATGACAGGAAAGCAGCCGGATACCGGGAGTTTGCGAAGGCCACGTTGCATTCTCTGGGCAGTCCGGCTTACAGGGCGGAACCTGGTACCAATGGTAATTTTATTTTAAAACACAGTGTAGGCAGCATTCCGCATAATGCAGAGATTGATGTGCCGCTGGTATATGCAGATTATTATTTTCTTGAAGCCCTGCTGCGCTACAAGAAACTGGCCCATGGCGAAAAGCTGACCAGCGAATAA